The bacterium genome segment GACTGTCCCAGAACGTCGAATTCTGGCGCTCGGTGCTGCTCTTGAAAAGATAGGGAGCTTGCAGCAGAAAAAGCTGGCGCGATTCCGGTCCGTCCAGCCGGTTCTCCCTGAGCGCGCTCTGCAGCTCATGAATCTGCTCCGCCTCGTTGAGCTTGCGGTTGATCTCGCGCTCCTGTTCCGAGGCCGGATACTTGACCTTGCGGGGGCGCTCGGGCACATGCACCGCGTTCTCGAGGATGTCGATCAGCGGCTGATAATCGATCATGTCTCCGCGCCGGCAATGGGCCATGGCATAATCGTCCGTCCCTTTTACTTTTTTGCCGAACGGCAGGTTGGGCACAAAGACGCGGGCACCGGCGCGTTGAAGCGCGGCAGCGGTTTCGATCAATGCATGGGTGACCCCCGCCTTGAACGCCTTGTCGTTGTCGAAAAAAATGTGGCAGTTGCGCCTCCGGCCGCTTGCGTCCTGCATCCCGAACTGATTCAACTCCTCGACCAGTTTTCCGCGGGCCAGCCCCATCCAGACCCCGGGCAGCGACATCACGTGATAGGGCAGGCTGCGCTCCACGCACATCTGCGCCAGCAGAGCCGCCTTTTTTTCCCCTTCGATGATGATGAGACCCCATTTCGGGTTTTGCAGCCGGTCTCGCATGTTCGGATCGTTGGCCGGACTTCGCAGACCGCACAGAGCCTGGCTCGCATCCCAGCACGGGTTCTTTTTCTCTCCGGTCGGCGTGCGATATTTCACCCGGATCATCTCGGCCGGTTTGATCCGGCAATAGGTGTCGCTGTAACGCAACACAAAGCACGGCCGCAACGCCTCGATAAGGTTCTCGGTCGTCGGTTCGTCAGACGTGCCGCGCAGGATGTCGAGCGTCTTCGCGGGCGAAAATGAAGTGTAGAATTGCATCCGGGCCATGCTGATGGGCCGCAGACACGAGGAGTTCAATTCGTTATAGCTCAACTCGGAGATGCGCACGCCCTTGATCCGCGCCGCGCTGTCGTTGACTTGAGCCGGCTGGCCCAAGTCCAGCAGCCGTTTGGCAGCGTCCAGACCGATTTGAGGCGAGGCGCCTTTCCGCAGGCAAAGAATTGCCCGTCCCTCCGGAAGCTCGACTTGATAATCCGTGTATTCTCTTTTGGTGACCGGATCGAAGTAGGAACGGAGACTTTTCCAATCGCTCGGCACCGGTTCGTTGCTTTGGTCGTCTCGCGCCGCAAGGACGACGGCGATTGGCCGGTAATAGCTTTCGATCCGGGCGCGTTCTTTTGGAGTGGCACAGTTCAGATGCTCAACCATGAGCCGCTCCTTGAAGAAATTGCGCTGCCGCACCGCCAGATAGTCGCTCTGCATTAGCGCGTCATGGTAAGCTGCCAGATCCTGGATGATGTGCGGGATCGTGCCCTGCGCTTGCGCCACCACGTTGGGCTGCGACGCCACGCAGTCGGGTCTCCAGTTTCGCGCGGCATGCACCAGTTCGTGCGCGACCGCCGCGCGCAGTGACAACTCCACGACACCTTGGCCCAGTCGATGCGCCTTGAAGGCCCCTTGGACGCTGGGCTGATCCAGAAACTCCTGCAATCCGGGATTAGAGTCGAGCAGGTCCTCGAACATCCGGGCGTGCTCGGGCGCAATGTCCTCGCGGAAGCCGAGCAGCCGATAATAGTTCAGGTCTTGTCCCAGATGCCGGAGCGTGCCTTCATGCACCGTTGCGCTCCGGTCCTGCCCATCCAAGGGCCGGACGATCTGGCAATAGGCTCGAGCCAGAAGATTCACATCAATCTTCTGGGCGGCTGCGGTCTCCGTGGTCCAGGGGCAGACCTTTTCCTGGAGATTGCGGAGCATCGGCCCATCCAACAGAGCCTGGAACTGCTCCATTTCCTCAGAAGAAGGATCACGATAAATGACGGGCTTGCTGGCGATGCCCAGTCGCACGTAAGCCCGAGTGCCGTAGCGCGCCTGCATGTCCGGCGGCACTTTCAAACCCACGGCGGTCGTGTTGCCATCGTAGCATTCGGAAAGATCGAGGACGTGCTGATAGAGTTTGCGCGCGGCGATCAGGTGCCCGGTAAAGGCCAGTTCGCGGGCTTCATCGGAGAGTACTGTTCCGCCTGTCTTGCGGCTCCGATCCTGATGGAGCCGCGCCGTTTTGTGTGCAGTCTGCTCCGCGCGACTGTAGGCCTCGGGGCATTGGCGCTTCCAATCTGCCAACTCGCGTTCCTCGGAGGGCAGATACGGCGTGAACTTCCGGAGGCGGTCGACCGTTTCCCGGTACAGCCACTCGATCTTATCCCGGCGGGAAACATCCGGCTCATCGAGGGCATGTCGAATGGGAGCAGGAAGATGTTCCAACAGGTACTGGCCCGCGGCCTGGCGCAGCGGGCTGGGTTGAAGTCGCGGCAAAACGTCGCTCCAATCGTAGCCGAAATGCTCCTCTTCGATCTGAGTCCGGCCCTCGAGGGCATTCAGGATGGCGCGCTGCGCTTCAGGCCGCAGCCGCTCGACGACGCCAGCCTGCGCTTCGGCCGGGAGGACGAGGAACTCCGGTTTGCATCCCGCCACCAGCTCGGAAAGCTGTCGCCGGGCCTCCTCTTCCAGTCGGTAAAATCCCTTGTAGCGGTGGTATGGCTTGGTGTTCTCGGTCGGCATGGCGACTCTCATTCCCCTCCAGTATAGGTTTCTGATGGGCGTCGACGCCTGCCGTTGTTCGGCGAAGCCTTTGGAGCACCCGAACGGAACGGGTTTCCGCAGGTTGCGCTCCCTCAGAGTCTCATTCCGCCGGGGCTTTGAGCTCGGTATGAGTCAGATGCAGCGTGCAGCAATACTTGTCCCCTTCAAAGCGACCACGCAGATAAGCGAAGGCCGGAAGACCTTCGCGACGCAGTGTCAGTGGCTCGTTGCCTTTGATGCCGCCGTTCACGCGGACGAAACCCATTTGCTGAATCTGAATCTCCTGGCAGAGCTTGAAAAGAAAATCGAAGGACAGGCTGTCCAGGTGAATCACCTGATAAATTTTGTGCGTGACAAATTTTTGCACCAGATCGTCGCTGGTCTGGCTGCCTTTGGGAGCGATTTGAACCGGCAGTTCGATGTTCGGTTCGCTGGCCTTGTAGGGTTTCACTTCCTTCACAACCCCTTCGGCGGTCACTTTCTCCTCCACGAGCCGGAAATGGGCTGCCGGCTTTCGTTGCACGTCAAGGTAAGCCACGGAGCGGATGCGGACTGGTTTGCCGATGAGTTGCATGTCGATTTCGGGATCGGCTTTGATGAGCGCTTCGGTGATCTGCTGAGGGGTTTTTCCGTTTACCCACCCGCCCGGCACGCGACCAATGATGGCCTGCGACTCTGGTTCTACCGGTCCATTTTCGGCCGCGATGACGCGCTTGGCGGTTTTGGCGCAGTTGAGCGACAACAGAAAAAGTTCCGCTGTCCGTTTCTGAAAATTGGTCAGTTTGATGTACACATGGCCTCCATCGTCTGGTTTTAGAACAAGGACTCAAAACTAGCCTCGGCCTCTTCTTCTTCGCCGGCAGCTTCAGCAATGATCTGCGAGTCAATTTCCATCCCGACAAAAAGCGGTTTCTTGAGTTTGCCAACCAGCAGGAACGTGCCGTGATTGTTGGTGAGGATGGCCGCGTCGTTGCGCTCGACCCCGTCCCGATAATTGAACGTGCCGAGGTAGAATGTTCCCGGCGCGAGTTTCGCCTCCGGCAGCCGATAAACCGATGCGACTTCCAACAGGCTGACCTCTTCGGCAGAGGCTCGGCGAAATTCAGGGGCTTGCTTGAAAGAACTGGGAACCAGTTGTTTTTTCTGCCCGGTGGCGCTGTCCACAGTCTCGACGGGAGCAAGCGTGAAATGTTCGCCCGCGCGCAGCGTCCGGCCGACATCTCCGCTCACGAGATACAGGTTGCCTTCCTCAATCACTCCGGCCCGCTGCAACGGTTTGTTGTCAGCACCGAGCGCTTGAACCCGGCGACTGCCATAGAGGTCGTCGCGCGTGACTTTCCGCAGTTCACTGCTGCATTTCTCCGTACCGAGATTGAAAGTGCATGCTGCCATAGGATTTTATGCTTTTGCCCAGCCTTTGACGATTTCAGTCGCTTTCCAATCGTCAATGAACTGCCTGGCCTCGTCTTCCCTGTCGGTTGCTTTCGTCGCTTCCTCCAGTGGCTTGGCGCGGCCCGGGCTGTAATCAACGGTGTGGAGGACGAAGCGCGGGTAGTCTTCCCGTTCCTGTTCCCATGCGACGATCTTGCGAACGGCCGTGTTGCCTTTGACCGTCTTGCTGAAAACTTCCCGCAAAAAGATTTTCGGAGGTTTCGCGGTCGCGGACTGCTTCAGTTGCAGCGTCACCTGATTGATTTGTTTGAAGGTGCATTCCTGAACCGCTTTGTCCTCACGAATCCGCTCCAGCGTGGGATGAAACGGTTTCAGGATGAATCCCTGTCCCCGGTAATGATATTGTTCTCCGACCAATTGCAGAACCGTGTTGGTCCAGGGCTTGCCGTCGGTGTCGTTCCACTGCGCGTCTTCTCCATTTATTTCCATCACCTTTACGGGACGCACCCAATGGATGGGGCGGCCGTCGGAATCCGTCTCGGTGTAATTGGCGGCGACTCGTTTCAGGGACAGCTCCTGAAACAGCCTCTCGCGGAGCGCAGGATCGGCCACGCCCACGCGGGCGACCAATTGATAGGAGTTGTCGCAGACCAATGCGCCCATGATGGAAGCCACGTTGCCCGTCAATTCCTCCGTGCCCTCCACGTAGCCCACGATGGCCAGATCCAGATTGAACTTCGGCTTGACCTTGTACGCCACGTGGGTCGCGAGGTCGTGTAGCACAATACCTTCCTCGCGCTTCTCAATCTGCCGCTGGTAATAGGCATTGAGTTGTTCCGAGCCATTCACTTCCTGAAAGTCCGCGCCGTGCGCTTTCTCCGTCTGAGGCAGGTTTTGCAGTATCTTTACCCGCTCATCGTATC includes the following:
- a CDS encoding DUF3854 domain-containing protein, giving the protein MRVAMPTENTKPYHRYKGFYRLEEEARRQLSELVAGCKPEFLVLPAEAQAGVVERLRPEAQRAILNALEGRTQIEEEHFGYDWSDVLPRLQPSPLRQAAGQYLLEHLPAPIRHALDEPDVSRRDKIEWLYRETVDRLRKFTPYLPSEERELADWKRQCPEAYSRAEQTAHKTARLHQDRSRKTGGTVLSDEARELAFTGHLIAARKLYQHVLDLSECYDGNTTAVGLKVPPDMQARYGTRAYVRLGIASKPVIYRDPSSEEMEQFQALLDGPMLRNLQEKVCPWTTETAAAQKIDVNLLARAYCQIVRPLDGQDRSATVHEGTLRHLGQDLNYYRLLGFREDIAPEHARMFEDLLDSNPGLQEFLDQPSVQGAFKAHRLGQGVVELSLRAAVAHELVHAARNWRPDCVASQPNVVAQAQGTIPHIIQDLAAYHDALMQSDYLAVRQRNFFKERLMVEHLNCATPKERARIESYYRPIAVVLAARDDQSNEPVPSDWKSLRSYFDPVTKREYTDYQVELPEGRAILCLRKGASPQIGLDAAKRLLDLGQPAQVNDSAARIKGVRISELSYNELNSSCLRPISMARMQFYTSFSPAKTLDILRGTSDEPTTENLIEALRPCFVLRYSDTYCRIKPAEMIRVKYRTPTGEKKNPCWDASQALCGLRSPANDPNMRDRLQNPKWGLIIIEGEKKAALLAQMCVERSLPYHVMSLPGVWMGLARGKLVEELNQFGMQDASGRRRNCHIFFDNDKAFKAGVTHALIETAAALQRAGARVFVPNLPFGKKVKGTDDYAMAHCRRGDMIDYQPLIDILENAVHVPERPRKVKYPASEQEREINRKLNEAEQIHELQSALRENRLDGPESRQLFLLQAPYLFKSSTERQNSTFWDSLNERGRESLLEPLLKDNPAMKLLRQACGGIPRFDEGPTAKDFTNGNPPLVAQPAILAPELFALS